A portion of the Rhodopseudomonas sp. BAL398 genome contains these proteins:
- the hisD gene encoding histidinol dehydrogenase — MPIRIDSRNADFAPRFKAFLATKREVSADIEAATRAIVDDVAARGDAALLEATAKFDRLTLDASGLRVTADEIDAAVAACDRDTIAALTLARDRIESFHRRQLPKDESFTDALGVELGWRWSAIEAVGLYVPGGTAAYPSSVLMNAMPAKVAGVERVVMVVPSPDGKLNPLVLAAAQLGGVSEIYRVGGAQAVAALAYGTATIAPVAKIVGPGNAYVAAAKRLVFGKVGIDMIAGPSEVLVIADQTANPDWIAADLLAQAEHDENAQSILITDNAILADEVERALSAQLTTLARAKIARESWERFGAVILVKQLDEAVALANAIAAEHLEIITADPEAMAAQIRNAGAIFLGAHTPEAIGDYVGGSNHVLPTARSARFSSGLGVLDFMKRTSILKCGPDQLRALGPAAMTLGKAEGLDAHARSVGLRLNQR; from the coding sequence ATGCCGATCCGTATCGATAGCCGTAACGCCGATTTTGCTCCGCGATTCAAAGCCTTTCTGGCGACCAAGCGGGAGGTTTCGGCCGATATCGAAGCCGCCACCCGCGCCATTGTCGATGATGTGGCGGCGCGCGGCGACGCCGCCCTGCTGGAGGCCACCGCCAAGTTCGATCGGCTGACGCTGGACGCCTCCGGGCTGCGCGTCACCGCGGACGAAATCGACGCCGCCGTCGCGGCCTGCGATCGCGACACCATCGCGGCGCTGACGCTGGCGCGCGACCGGATCGAGAGCTTCCATCGCCGGCAATTGCCCAAGGATGAGTCGTTCACTGATGCGCTCGGCGTCGAGCTCGGCTGGCGCTGGAGCGCGATCGAGGCGGTCGGCCTCTATGTGCCGGGCGGCACCGCGGCCTATCCGTCCTCGGTGCTGATGAATGCGATGCCCGCCAAGGTGGCCGGGGTGGAGCGCGTGGTGATGGTGGTGCCGTCGCCCGACGGCAAGCTCAATCCGCTGGTGCTGGCGGCGGCGCAGCTCGGCGGCGTCAGCGAGATCTACCGCGTCGGCGGCGCCCAGGCGGTCGCGGCGCTGGCCTATGGCACCGCGACCATCGCGCCGGTGGCCAAGATCGTTGGCCCCGGCAATGCCTATGTGGCCGCCGCCAAGCGGCTGGTGTTCGGCAAGGTCGGGATCGACATGATCGCCGGCCCCTCCGAGGTGCTGGTGATCGCTGACCAGACCGCCAATCCGGACTGGATCGCCGCCGATCTGCTGGCGCAAGCCGAACATGACGAAAACGCCCAATCGATCCTGATCACCGACAACGCCATTCTGGCCGACGAGGTCGAGCGCGCGCTGTCGGCGCAGCTCACCACGCTGGCGCGCGCGAAAATCGCGCGGGAATCCTGGGAGCGGTTCGGCGCCGTCATCCTGGTGAAACAACTCGACGAGGCGGTGGCGCTGGCCAATGCGATCGCCGCCGAGCATCTGGAGATCATCACCGCCGATCCGGAGGCGATGGCGGCGCAGATCCGCAATGCCGGCGCGATCTTCCTCGGCGCCCACACGCCGGAGGCGATCGGCGACTATGTCGGCGGCTCCAACCATGTGCTGCCGACCGCGCGCTCGGCGCGATTCTCGTCGGGGCTGGGCGTGCTCGACTTCATGAAGCGCACCTCGATCCTGAAATGCGGCCCCGATCAGCTGCGCGCGCTGGGGCCGGCGGCGATGACGCTGGGCAAGGCCGAGGGGCTCGACGCCCATGCGCGCTCGGTGGGACTGCGTTTGAACCAGCGATGA
- the murA gene encoding UDP-N-acetylglucosamine 1-carboxyvinyltransferase: MDRIRIVGGNELNGTIAISGAKNAALPLMIAALLSEETLILDNVPRLADVAQLQRILGNHGVDIMSAGKRPGDHEYQGQTLHISAKNIIDTTAPYELVSKMRASFWVIAPLLARMHEAKVSLPGGCAIGTRPVDFLIMALEKLGAELTIDGGYVIAKAPGGLTGATIDFPKVTVSGTHVALMAATLAKGTTVIDNAACEPEIVDVADCLNKMGARISGAGTPRITIEGVAKLHGARHTVLPDRIETGTYAMAVAMTGGDVQLSGARPELLQSALDVLRQAGATITVNNDGIRVARNGAGISPVDVATAPFPGFPTDLQAQLMALMACAKGASHITETIFENRFMHVQELARFGARIHLDGETATIDGVAKLRGAPVMATDLRASVSLVIAGLAAEGETMVNRIYHLDRGFERLEEKLSACGATIERISG, from the coding sequence ATGGATCGCATTCGCATCGTCGGCGGCAACGAGCTCAACGGCACCATTGCGATCTCGGGCGCCAAGAACGCGGCGCTGCCGTTGATGATCGCCGCGCTGTTGAGCGAGGAGACGCTGATTCTCGACAATGTGCCGCGGCTGGCCGATGTCGCGCAGCTGCAACGGATTCTCGGCAATCACGGCGTCGACATCATGTCGGCCGGCAAACGGCCCGGCGACCATGAATATCAGGGCCAGACCCTGCATATTTCGGCCAAGAACATCATCGACACCACCGCGCCCTATGAGCTGGTCTCGAAAATGCGCGCCAGCTTCTGGGTGATCGCGCCACTGTTGGCGCGGATGCACGAGGCCAAGGTGTCGCTGCCCGGCGGCTGCGCCATCGGCACCCGTCCGGTCGATTTCCTGATCATGGCGCTGGAGAAGCTCGGCGCCGAACTGACCATCGATGGCGGCTATGTGATCGCCAAGGCTCCCGGCGGGCTGACCGGCGCCACGATCGATTTCCCCAAAGTCACCGTCAGCGGCACCCATGTAGCGCTGATGGCCGCCACTTTGGCCAAAGGCACCACGGTGATCGACAACGCCGCCTGCGAGCCCGAGATCGTCGATGTCGCCGATTGCCTGAACAAGATGGGCGCGCGGATCAGCGGCGCCGGCACGCCGCGGATCACCATCGAGGGCGTGGCAAAGCTGCATGGCGCCCGCCACACCGTGCTGCCGGATCGGATCGAGACCGGCACCTATGCGATGGCGGTGGCGATGACCGGCGGCGATGTGCAGCTGTCCGGCGCGCGGCCCGAACTGCTGCAATCCGCGCTCGACGTGCTGCGTCAGGCCGGCGCCACCATCACCGTCAATAATGACGGCATCCGGGTCGCCCGCAACGGCGCCGGAATCAGCCCAGTCGACGTCGCCACCGCGCCGTTCCCGGGCTTTCCGACCGATCTGCAGGCGCAGCTGATGGCGCTGATGGCCTGCGCCAAGGGCGCCTCGCACATCACCGAGACGATTTTCGAGAACCGCTTCATGCATGTGCAGGAATTGGCGCGGTTCGGCGCGCGGATTCATCTCGACGGCGAGACCGCCACCATCGACGGCGTGGCCAAGCTGCGCGGCGCGCCGGTGATGGCCACCGATCTGCGCGCCTCGGTGTCGCTAGTGATCGCCGGCCTCGCCGCCGAAGGCGAGACCATGGTGAACCGGATCTATCACCTCGACCGCGGCTTCGAGCGGCTCGAGGAAAAACTCTCCGCATGCGGCGCCACCATCGAGCGCATCAGCGGCTGA
- a CDS encoding DUF2948 family protein translates to MAGELKLIALDADDLAVVSAHVQDARVAVADIIWRQSEKRLVLGLHRLDWDQTLAGGTASRRLIAALRFDRVLACKSRNIDLDAPETLLELLGVEFYPGAEPPGGCAMLMFAHGGVLRLDLECLECALTDLGPDDFGLQP, encoded by the coding sequence GTGGCCGGCGAATTGAAACTGATTGCGCTCGATGCCGACGATCTCGCGGTGGTGTCCGCCCATGTGCAGGACGCCCGCGTCGCGGTTGCCGACATCATCTGGCGGCAGAGCGAGAAGCGGCTGGTGCTCGGCCTGCACCGGCTCGATTGGGACCAGACGCTGGCCGGCGGCACGGCGTCGCGTCGGCTGATCGCGGCATTGCGATTCGACCGGGTGCTGGCCTGCAAATCCCGCAATATCGACCTGGATGCGCCGGAAACCCTGCTGGAACTGCTCGGGGTCGAGTTCTATCCGGGCGCCGAGCCGCCGGGCGGCTGCGCGATGCTGATGTTCGCCCATGGCGGGGTATTGCGGCTCGACCTGGAATGCCTGGAATGCGCATTGACCGATCTGGGGCCCGACGATTTCGGCCTGCAGCCCTGA
- a CDS encoding AAA family ATPase, which yields MITRLAISGYRSLRDIRVELGPLNVVTGANGTGKSSLYRALKLLADIAQGRVVQSLAAEGGLQSTLWAGPESFSGRMKAGADPVQGTVRSKPIALKLGFAGEDYGYAIDLGLPQPGSSLFARDPQIKLESVWTGELLGRANAFAERRGPFVRLRTETGEWREATQNLDPFDSMMTHCADPKDAFELLLLRERMRGWRFYDQLRTDRDAPARRPQVGTYTPVLGGDGADLAAAVQTIVEIGDPAELADAVADGFPGARLNVAVADGYFELEMKQHGLLRPLKVAELSDGTLRYLLLLAALLSPRPPELMMLNEPETSLHPDLLPPLARLIARAAQRSQLIVVSHAAELVAALDQQPSSRQILLEKRLSETILDGRVPRWNWPAR from the coding sequence ATGATCACACGCCTTGCCATCTCGGGTTACCGATCGCTGCGCGACATCCGGGTTGAACTGGGACCGCTGAATGTGGTGACCGGCGCCAATGGCACCGGCAAGTCCAGCCTGTATCGCGCCCTGAAGCTGCTGGCCGATATCGCGCAGGGCCGGGTGGTGCAGTCGCTTGCCGCCGAGGGAGGGTTGCAGTCGACCCTGTGGGCCGGTCCTGAGAGCTTCTCCGGGCGCATGAAGGCCGGCGCCGATCCGGTGCAGGGGACGGTCCGCAGCAAGCCGATCGCGCTCAAACTGGGGTTTGCCGGCGAGGATTATGGCTACGCGATCGATCTCGGCCTGCCGCAACCCGGCAGCTCGCTATTCGCGCGCGATCCCCAGATCAAGCTCGAAAGCGTCTGGACCGGCGAGTTGCTCGGCCGCGCCAATGCATTCGCCGAGCGCCGCGGGCCGTTCGTGCGGCTTCGCACCGAGACTGGCGAATGGCGCGAGGCCACGCAAAATCTCGACCCGTTCGACAGCATGATGACGCATTGTGCCGACCCGAAGGATGCCTTCGAGCTGTTGCTGCTGCGCGAGCGGATGCGAGGCTGGCGATTCTACGACCAGTTGCGCACCGACCGCGACGCCCCGGCGCGCCGGCCGCAGGTCGGGACGTATACGCCCGTGCTCGGCGGCGACGGCGCGGATCTGGCGGCCGCGGTGCAGACCATCGTCGAGATTGGCGATCCGGCCGAGCTGGCAGACGCCGTGGCCGACGGATTTCCCGGCGCCAGATTGAATGTCGCGGTGGCGGACGGCTATTTCGAGCTGGAAATGAAACAGCACGGCTTGCTGCGACCGCTCAAGGTTGCCGAATTGTCCGACGGCACGCTGCGCTATCTGCTGTTGCTGGCGGCCTTGCTGTCGCCGCGGCCGCCCGAATTGATGATGCTCAACGAGCCGGAAACCAGCCTGCATCCGGATCTGTTGCCGCCGCTGGCGCGGCTGATCGCGCGCGCGGCGCAACGCAGCCAATTGATCGTGGTGTCGCATGCCGCGGAGCTGGTCGCCGCGCTGGACCAGCAGCCATCGAGCCGGCAGATCCTGCTGGAAAAGCGCCTCAGCGAGACCATTCTGGACGGTCGGGTTCCGCGCTGGAACTGGCCGGCGCGCTAA
- a CDS encoding LA2681 family HEPN domain-containing protein — protein sequence MTEDIKDYFARLLATKDITAIPLEKALLKTAHLVDLSSDFGSEEGAKLALRWSDTLEKSDLTPGQRSLLQFYRANAWDSERKRKFNPENYAWAWEQTELREQLLSLRRAVNPEGLAELEPIERVQILTNLGNQLNSAGRFVEAGEYWGRAIAEQPRFAMALANRGSGWHDYARAHYDPGHQRVFLYRAHQSLAVALADDADWGSAPDGAREFFVQLRIFIAKKIDVEAMDKELKLDGYGLGRSQTEREYRQWALDNRLFLNPLNDLGTSDVAAQDVLSLPSYRTPIDDGPTLIGFFNQMKQEFASARWLLFEGIKNQKPHFSDRDTRLHDTLDDPGYSLSIEKTKLAFRSAYSLLDKVAFFLNDYLTLGIPLAEVSFRSLWFEKRKDKSLELKPVFTQAKNWPLRGLYWLAKDFVEQDFRDSSEPDARDLATIRNHLEHRYLKVRDRDPLFTQLGPDVYTDRLALFVDRHELEMKALRILKLARAAMIYLCFSMHQEETIRTKDDKGFAMPMTLPPLEHKRRR from the coding sequence ATGACCGAGGATATCAAAGACTATTTTGCACGATTGCTCGCAACGAAAGACATCACAGCCATCCCGCTAGAGAAGGCTTTGCTCAAGACCGCCCATTTGGTCGACCTTTCGAGCGACTTCGGCAGCGAGGAAGGCGCGAAGCTTGCCCTTCGATGGAGCGATACCCTTGAGAAATCCGATCTGACGCCAGGACAGCGTAGCCTGCTTCAGTTCTACCGCGCCAATGCATGGGATAGCGAACGTAAGCGTAAATTCAACCCCGAAAACTACGCTTGGGCGTGGGAGCAGACAGAGCTGCGAGAACAACTCCTGAGCCTGCGCCGAGCGGTCAACCCCGAAGGTCTCGCAGAGCTTGAGCCGATCGAGCGCGTACAGATCCTCACCAATCTCGGTAATCAACTCAACAGCGCTGGCCGCTTCGTTGAAGCTGGCGAATATTGGGGCCGCGCCATTGCCGAACAGCCGCGCTTTGCCATGGCATTGGCGAACCGTGGTTCCGGTTGGCACGATTACGCGCGGGCGCATTACGACCCGGGGCATCAAAGAGTCTTTCTTTATCGTGCTCATCAGAGCTTAGCCGTAGCCCTTGCGGATGACGCCGATTGGGGTAGCGCGCCGGATGGCGCGCGGGAATTCTTCGTCCAGCTTCGTATCTTCATCGCCAAGAAGATCGACGTTGAGGCGATGGACAAGGAGTTGAAGCTGGATGGCTATGGGCTTGGCCGCTCGCAGACGGAGCGCGAGTACCGGCAATGGGCACTCGACAACAGGCTTTTCCTCAATCCGCTTAACGATCTCGGCACCAGCGACGTCGCGGCGCAAGACGTGCTCTCACTGCCCAGCTACCGCACGCCGATTGATGATGGCCCTACGCTGATCGGATTCTTCAACCAGATGAAACAGGAATTTGCCTCCGCCCGGTGGTTGCTCTTCGAAGGTATCAAAAATCAAAAGCCGCATTTCTCGGACCGGGATACCAGGCTCCATGACACGTTGGATGATCCCGGCTACTCGCTCTCGATCGAAAAGACGAAACTCGCATTTCGATCGGCCTATTCACTTCTGGATAAGGTCGCGTTCTTCCTTAACGACTATCTGACGCTTGGAATTCCTCTGGCTGAGGTCTCTTTTCGCTCATTGTGGTTTGAGAAAAGGAAGGACAAGAGCCTTGAGCTGAAGCCGGTCTTTACCCAAGCCAAGAACTGGCCCTTGCGTGGGCTCTACTGGTTGGCGAAGGATTTCGTCGAGCAAGATTTCAGGGACTCGAGTGAACCCGATGCTCGGGATCTCGCTACCATCCGCAACCACCTGGAGCATCGCTATCTCAAGGTTCGCGACCGCGACCCTTTGTTCACCCAATTGGGACCGGATGTCTACACCGACCGGCTAGCGCTCTTCGTTGACCGCCATGAATTGGAGATGAAGGCGCTGCGCATCCTAAAGCTTGCCCGGGCGGCGATGATCTATCTTTGCTTTAGCATGCACCAGGAGGAAACCATTCGTACGAAGGACGACAAGGGCTTCGCGATGCCAATGACGCTGCCGCCGCTCGAGCACAAACGAAGGCGCTGA
- the yacG gene encoding DNA gyrase inhibitor YacG, with translation MPADSPNAPKAGPAKKCPICGKPAVEASRPFCSERCRDVDLNRWLSNSYVIPAAPSDDDEDE, from the coding sequence ATGCCAGCTGATTCGCCGAACGCCCCGAAGGCTGGGCCTGCCAAGAAGTGCCCGATCTGCGGCAAGCCGGCGGTCGAGGCCTCGCGGCCATTTTGTTCGGAGCGCTGCCGCGACGTCGATCTGAACCGCTGGCTGTCGAATTCCTATGTGATTCCGGCCGCGCCCAGCGACGACGACGAGGACGAATGA
- a CDS encoding low molecular weight phosphatase family protein, producing MTPPRLRHPQAVLFACGMNAVRSPMAEGLLRQIAPRTTYVKSAGVRKMELDPFAVAAMAELGHDISKHKPITFDELEDYEGLNFDLIVTLSPEAHHKALELTRSSAVEVEYWPTQDPTGVEGNREQKLQAYREVADSLMQRIRKRFGRNRAGNE from the coding sequence ATGACGCCGCCCCGCCTGCGCCACCCGCAAGCGGTGCTGTTCGCCTGTGGGATGAACGCCGTCCGTTCGCCAATGGCGGAGGGGCTGCTGCGGCAGATCGCGCCGCGCACGACCTATGTCAAATCCGCCGGGGTGCGGAAGATGGAGCTCGATCCCTTCGCGGTGGCGGCGATGGCCGAACTCGGCCACGACATTTCCAAGCACAAGCCGATTACCTTCGACGAGCTGGAAGATTATGAGGGGCTGAATTTCGATCTGATCGTGACGCTGTCGCCGGAGGCGCATCACAAGGCGCTGGAACTGACCCGCTCCAGCGCCGTCGAGGTCGAATACTGGCCGACCCAGGACCCGACCGGGGTCGAGGGCAACCGCGAGCAGAAACTGCAGGCCTATCGCGAGGTCGCCGACAGCCTGATGCAGCGCATCCGCAAACGCTTCGGCCGCAACCGCGCCGGCAACGAGTAG
- a CDS encoding Maf-like protein, which translates to MLGRPKLVLASGSPRRVSLLNQAGIEPDALRPADIDETPKRGELPRVCANRLARAKAEAALKSVQLDDELRGAYILAADTVVAVGRRILPKAELVDEASQCLRLLSGRNHRVYTAICLVTPKQTFRQRLIESKVRFKRLNEDDIEAYIGSGEWRGKAGGYAVQGIAGSFVVKLVGSYTNIVGLPLYETTTLLGGEGFPIRFGWLNAS; encoded by the coding sequence ATGCTTGGCCGTCCCAAACTCGTTCTTGCCTCCGGCTCGCCGCGGCGCGTCAGCCTGCTCAATCAGGCCGGGATCGAGCCCGACGCGCTGCGTCCCGCCGATATCGACGAGACCCCGAAGCGGGGCGAACTGCCGCGGGTCTGCGCCAATCGGCTGGCCCGGGCCAAGGCCGAGGCGGCGCTGAAATCGGTGCAGCTCGACGATGAATTGCGCGGGGCCTACATCCTGGCCGCCGACACCGTGGTGGCGGTCGGCCGCCGCATCCTGCCCAAGGCCGAGCTGGTCGATGAGGCCTCGCAATGCCTGCGGCTGCTGAGCGGGCGCAACCACCGGGTCTACACCGCGATCTGCCTGGTGACGCCGAAGCAGACCTTCCGCCAGCGCCTGATCGAATCCAAGGTGCGGTTCAAGCGGCTCAACGAGGACGATATTGAGGCCTATATCGGCTCCGGCGAATGGCGCGGCAAGGCCGGCGGCTATGCGGTGCAGGGCATCGCCGGCAGCTTCGTGGTCAAGCTGGTCGGCTCCTACACCAATATCGTCGGGCTGCCGCTGTATGAGACGACGACGCTGCTCGGCGGAGAAGGGTTCCCGATTCGCTTCGGCTGGCTCAATGCCAGCTGA
- a CDS encoding UPF0262 family protein, whose amino-acid sequence MTTAPDDSQNCIVAVTLDEESIGRSGPDIEHERAIAIYDLVEKNLFAPEGAGEGPFTLHIGITGNRLMFDIRREDGTPVVAHLLSLTPFRRIVKDYFMICDSYYQAIRTATPDKIEAIDMGRRGIHDEGSRTLQERLSGKVRIDFETARRLFTLISVLHWKG is encoded by the coding sequence ATGACCACAGCGCCAGACGATTCCCAGAACTGCATCGTCGCGGTGACGCTCGACGAGGAATCGATCGGGCGGTCAGGGCCGGATATCGAGCACGAGCGCGCGATCGCGATCTACGATCTGGTGGAGAAGAACCTGTTTGCCCCCGAGGGCGCCGGCGAGGGGCCGTTCACGCTGCATATCGGCATCACCGGCAACCGGCTGATGTTCGACATCCGCCGCGAGGACGGCACCCCGGTGGTGGCGCATCTGCTGTCGCTGACCCCGTTCCGGCGGATCGTGAAGGACTATTTCATGATCTGCGACAGCTATTATCAGGCGATCCGCACCGCCACGCCGGACAAGATCGAGGCCATCGACATGGGCCGCCGCGGCATCCACGACGAGGGCTCGCGCACGCTGCAGGAACGGCTCAGCGGCAAGGTCAGGATCGACTTCGAGACAGCGCGCCGGCTGTTCACGCTGATCTCCGTGCTGCACTGGAAGGGATAG